The genomic stretch GCTGTGCGAGGTGCCGGTGGACGATGCCGGCATCCTCTACGACGTCGACACCCCCGACCTGTTGGCGCGTTTCACCGAAACGGTCAGCGCGCCAGATCCAGCCAGCGCCGGGTCATCGCCCGGGTGAAGCGCTCCGCCACCGGCAGGTGGGTGGCGATGGAGTCCTCCAGGCCGTGCAGCATCCCGGCGTTGCTTTCCCGCGCCTCCTCCCGGATGCGCGACGCCCAGCCGCGCAGGATGTCGCCGGTGGCCTCGGGGTGGAACTGGAAGGCATAGGTGGCGCGGCCGAGGCGGAAGGCCTGACGGTCGCAGGCTTCGCTGAAAGCCAGCGGCACGGCGCCGTCGGGAAACTCGAAGGTGTCGTAATGCCACTGGGCGAGGTTCAGCTCCGGACCGAACCCTTCCAGCAGCGGGTCGTCCTGCGCGCCGTCGGTCAGGCTGACGCGGTGGATGCCCAGTTCCGGCGTGGTGTGGCGGTAGACCTTGGCGCCATAGGCGCGGGCCGCCAGCTGCGCGCCGAGGCAGATGCCCATCACCGGCCGGTCGGCGTCGGTGAAGTCGCGGATCGTCTCCATCACCCGGCCGAAATGCGGCCCCTTCTCGTCGTTCCAGGCATCCTGCGGGCCGCCCAGCACGACGAGGCCGGCATAGCCGTCCTTATCGGGGATCGCCTCGCCTTCGTTGGCGGCGACGGTGTGGAGGGTCGCGCCGTTGTCGGTCAGCGCATCGCCCACCAGACCGATGGGAGCGGTTCGGCTGTTCTGAACGACCAGGATGCGCATGGGTCTGCTCGGCTCACGTCGTTGGTAAGGCTGTCATCAAGTTGTGAGACCGTCGCAGGCGGAGTTCAAGCCGCAGCCGCTCCCGATCTCATGCTCCGCGCCGCAAAGCCGCTATGCGCGGCGGGGCAAAGCTGATCTAGAATACACAGGCATGTCCTCGGAGGTCCGTTCTCCATGCCGTTCCGTTTCCGCCTGATCGCCATTCCACTGTTCGCCGTCATCTTGGGTGCCGCCCTGCCCAGTTGGGCGCAAAACGGCACGCTGACCTTCCTGCACGTCAACGACGTGTACGAGATCGCGCCGGTGAAGGGACAGGGCGGCTTCGGGCCGCTGATGACCCTGCTGAAGCGCGAGCGCGCGGCGGCGCCCGATGCGATCACCACGGTCGGCGGCGATTTCCTGTCGCCGTCGCTGCTGTCGGGCACGACGCGGGGCGAGCAGATGATCGCGCTGTTCAACGCCATCGGCGTCGATGCGGTGACCTTCGGCAACCATGAATTCGACTTCGGCCCCGACGCGCTGAAGCAGCGCATGGCCGAATCGAAGTTCCCCTGGATCGGCAGCAACGTCCGGTCGGCCGACGGCTCCGCCTTCGCCGGCACGGTGCCGAGCTGGACCAGGACCATCGACGGCATCACCGTCGGCTTCATCGGCCTGATCACCCCCGACAGCGCCCGCCTGTCGAGCGCCGGACCGAGCGTGAGCTTCTCTCCGGTGCTGGAGACGGCGGCGGCGACGGTGAAGGAGTTGCGGGCCAAGGGGGCCTCGGTCGTGGTGGCGCTGACCCACCTGACCATCGCGGAGGACCGGGAACTGGCCGCCAAGGTCAAGGGCATCGACCTGATCCTGGGCGGCCACGACCATGACCCGATCAGCTTCTATGAAGGCTCCACCCTGATCCTCAAGGCCGGGCATGACGCACAGTATCTCGGCGTCGTGAAGCTGGCGGTCGAGACCAAAGTGTCGGGCAAGGCGCCGTCAACCACCACCATGCCGATCGAATGGCGCTTCGTCACAACGGCTGGAGTCGCCGCCGACCCGCAGGTGGAAGGGGTGGTGGAAGGCTACACCAAGCGCCTGGATACCGATCTGGCCACGGTGATCGGCACCACGGCGACGGACCTCGACAGCCGCAAGGACGTGGTGCGCAGCCGCGAAGCCAGCATGGGCAACCTGATCGTGGACGCCCTGCGCGACGCGCTGAAGGCCGATGTCGCCATCACCAACGGCGGCGGCATCCGCGCCGATGCGCTGCATCCCGCCGGCTCAAAACTGACCCGCAAGGACATCTTCGCCGAACTGCCCTTCGGCAATGTCGGCGTGCTGGTGGAGATGTCGGGGCAGGATCTGATCTCCACCCTCGAACACGGCGTCAGCAAGGTGGAGGAGAAGGCCGGCCGCTTCCCGCAGGTCTCCGGCCTGACCATGACCTATGACCCCAAGGCCCCGGCCGGACGGCGGGTGACCTCGATCATGGTGGGTGGCAAGCCGCTGGACCCGCAGGCGACCTACCGCGTCGCCACCAACGATTACATGCTGAAGGGCGGCGACGGCTATGCCGCCTTCCCGCAGGCCAAAGCGATCGTCGATGCCTCGGGCGCGGTGTTGCTGGCGACCATCGTGATGAATTACGTCGAGGCCAAGAAAACGGTCGCGCCCGCGGTAGAGGGACGGATCGTGGCAAAATAACGCAGTGGCCGGGACATTATAGAGCCCGAAGGCGACACTCCGTTGCGCGCGGCCGGCATTTCCATCTAGGGTAATCCGTCCGCCCTACATCCGCGCCGAAGGCCGCCGCATGTCCGACACCCTGACCGCCCGCTCCAACGACTTCGCCCAGACCTTCAACACCGCCCATGGCGAGGCGGGTCTGGGCCGGGTGTCGATCGCCCATATCCTGCAGCGCATCCAGTCCGACCCGAACTTCCTGTTCAGCGACGACTTCCGCAAGGGCGCCGGGCAATGCCCGTTCCATGCCGGCAAGGCCGAGGGAACGGCGGACGGTGCAGCCCCGATCGCCCAGGCCCCCATTCCCCAGGACGACGCCGACAAGGTGGCGGTCAACAGCCTGCTCGCGCTGCTGTTCAACCGCCTGCGCGACCACATCGCGGAAAAGCTGCCTTTCGATGCGGATGGCCGGCCGATGCTGCCGATCCCGCCGCGCTCGCCGCACGGGCTGGACCCGGCCGACCGCGCCGCCATGGCGGCGGCGGCGCCGGACGTCTTCTGCTCCGTCCTGCGCGACGCCACCTGCCACCTGCTGGATGGCCTCATCACCGGCTGGGCCGTCGATCTGGTGCGCGAGGAAGAGTATTTCCGCTCCCAGGGCTCCGGCGAGATCTCGCTGGAGGCGGCGGCGACCTTCGTCCTGCGCACGCTGCTGGAGCATTCGCCGCTGTACCAGCGTGCCGGCTACGACATGCTGTCGATCACCAAGACCGGCAGCCACACCGCGATCCACATCTGCTGGGCGATGGTGGAGGCCGCGCCGCTGCTGGTGCCGGGGCGCGATGCCGCCTTCTACGACGATCTCGTCCACCGCAGCCTGAAGCAGATCGTGCCGCTGTCGATGGCCAGCCTGGGCATGCTGGTCCATTACATGGAGGAAAGCGGGATCGAGCCGGCCGACGGGCTGGCCGTCCACCGCCTGCCCAAGGACCAGACGGCCTTCGTGCTGGACGCCAACGGGCTGATCCGGCTGAACGCCAATCCCATCGTCACCTTCGCCAAGCCGGGCGAGCGCTATTACACCGGCTGCCCGGCCTTCTACACCACCAACCTGATCAAGCTGTATCTCGACATCGTCGCCGGGCTGGCGCTCGACTACGGCGTCTACGACCGCCTGCAGGAGGGCTGAGCCCGATGGCCCGCACCAACGACTTCGCCCTGACCTATGCCGGCGCACATGAGGAAGCCGGGATGACCCGGATCAGCCTCGCGCCGATCCTGCACCGGATCGCCGAGGAGCCGGCGTACCTGCTGAGCGAGGAGTTGCTGACGCTGGCCGGCCACTGCCCGGCCCATGCCGACACCCGCAAGGAGGATTTCGAGAAGGTCGCGATCAACACCCTGCTGGGATTCCTCTATGTCGACCTGCGGGAGCACATCATCGCCCGCATGCCGCTGGACGAGTCCGGGCATCTGGTGCTGTCGACCCCGCCGGACTCGCCGCATGGGCTGGACTTCGCCGATCCCGACGGCATGGCCGCCGCCGATCCCGACCGCATGGTCGGCTTCCTCCGCGATTCCGTCTGCCATCTGCTGGACGCCATCATCAAGGATTGGGCGATCAAGGTGATGGTGGAGGAGGACCGCTGCCGGACGGAAGGCACCATCACCGACATGGCCGCCGCCGGCTATGTGCTGGGGCGCGAATTGCAGAAGTCGGTGCTGCACGGGCCGTCCGGCTACGACATGCTGTCGATCACCAAGACCGGCAGCCACACGGCGCTGCATGTCTGCTGGAATCTGGTGGAGGCGGCGCCGCTGCTGCGTCCGGGGCTGGAGGCCGCGGCCTATGACGATCTCGCCCGCCGCAGCCTGAAGCAGGTCCTGCCGCTCGCCATGGGCAGCCTTGGCATGCTGTGCCAGTTCATGGCGGCGGGAAAGATCGAGGCCGACGACCATCAGGCCATCCACCCGCTGCGTTCCGACCAGTCGGCCTTCCTCTACGATCCGGACAAGGACCTGATCGTCCTCAACACCGACCTGATCGAACCGACCGCGATGGCGGGGGAGCGCCATTACACCGGCTGCCCGGCCTTCTACGCCAACGGCCTGATCAATCTTTACATGGAAATCGTGCTGACGCTGGCGGCGCAGTACGGCATGTATGTCCGGCTGCAGGACAGGGTCGCCTGACGCTTTGGCGTGATGGGGTTCTTGACGGAACGCCGGCCATGCCTATGTTGGCGTTCCGTCAGAGTCGGAAGGTTTGGAGTTGGCGAAGAAAAGCACCCTGCGGGCGGTCACCACCACCGCGCTAGCCGACGCGATCAAGCGCGGCCGCAGCCGCATGGCGACGCCGTGGCAGCGGGCGCTCGGCCATCTGGAAAGCGTGTTCATCGATCACGCCTGTTTCCGGCTGATCTATTCCAACACCTACCGCATCTCGCCCAACATGTACCGGGCGAGCCAGCCCTCGCCGTCGCACATCGCGATGGCGAAGCGCAACGGGGTGAAGACGATCCTGAACCTGCGCGGGTCGCGCGACTGCGCCTCCTACATCCTGGAGGCGGAGGCCTGCCGCGCCCATGGGCTGGAACTGGTCGATTTTCCGGTGAACTCCCGCGACATGCCGAAGAAGGAAACCCTTCTGAAGGCGCGCGAGCTGTTCAAGACCATGACCTATCCGGCGCTGATGCACTGCAAGTCGGGCGCCGACCGCGCCGGCTTCATGGCGACGCTGTACCTGTTCGCCCATGAAGGGCAGCCGCTCGAGCAGGCGATGAAGCAGCTGTCCTGGAAATACGGCCATTTCAAGCAGGCGAAGACCGGCATTCTCGACTATTTCTTCGAACTCTACGCCGCCTACAACCAGAAGCGCCCGATCGCCTTCTGGGATTGGGTCGAGCGCGTCTATGACCCGGTGGAGGCCAAGGCCAGCTTCCGGTCGCGCGAATGGGCCGATGCGGTGGTCGACCGGGTGCTGGGCCGCGAATAGCGCGGCCCACCCGTTTCACCGGGCCCTATTCTGTTTAGCGTGCAACGTACCAGTCGGCACGGTGGTTGAAGGCGACGAAGGCGTTCAGCACCGCAGCCCCCAGGATCGACGCCAGCAGCGCCGGCCACTCCAGAACGAAGGCGGCGGCCGAGAACACCGCCAGATCGAACAGCGCCTGCAGCCAGCCGGCGCGGAATCCGGTCTTCTCCTGCAGGTAATAGGCGAGGATGCCGACACCGCCGCCGCTGGCGCCGTGGCGGAACAGCGCGATGACGCCGATCCCGACGCAGAAGCCGGCCAGCACCGCCGCCACATAGGGGTTGATGGCGCTGAAGCTCATCATCGTCGGCAACAGGCCGGACAGCAGGGCGATGCCGGTCACCGCGACCAGCGACCTGATGGTGAAGCCGACGCCGATGCGGGCCAGCGCAAGAAAGTAGAAGGGCAGATTGACCAGGAAGAACAGAGGTCCGAAATCCACGCCCGTCGCGTAGGAAATCACGAAGGCCAACCCCGCCGCCTGCCCGGTGACCAGCCCGGCGGCATGGAGAATGGCAATTCCGAACGAGGTCATGACAACGCCGAACAGTTGCCCTTGCAAATTGTCAAAGACACTGTGCGCCGCGCGCGGACGCTCATAAGTGACCGATGCAGGGGATGACGAAATAGTCGAGGCGGAATTGTTCGTCATGCCAGCTACCCCTTGGCGTCGCCTGTGTGTTTACACGCGAATACCAACATAGGTCATTTCTGCTGACCTATCTAGACCTCACTTCGGCGAAGGGGGGGGGGGGGGGCAAGAGGTCGCAGCAATTGCAAGTAGGGAATCACGCCGCCAACGTCCGCGCCAGCGTATCGCCGTCCACGTTGCGCCCGGACAGCACCGCCACCGTCCGCCCGGTTCGCCCAAGCCGGCCGCCCAGCACCGCGGCGACTCCGGCGGCGCCGGCCCCTTCCGCCACCAAGCCGAAGGACCGGTGCAGGGCGCGCATCGCGGCGGCGATTTCCGCCTCCTCCACCTCGACCACCCGGTCGACAAGGGTGTCGACGATGGCCTGGGGCAGTTTGCCCAGCGCATGGACGTTGATGCCGTCGGCCAGCGTCGGGCCGCCGCGCCGGGCAAGCCGCACGCCAATCACCCGCACCCACGGGCGCTGGGCCTTCACCGCGGCGGCCACGCCGGCCAGCAGCCCGCCGCCGCCGACCGGCACCACCACCGTGTCGACATCCGGCCGGTCGGCCAGAATCTCCAGACCGACCGTCCCCTGCCCGGCGATCACATCGGGATCGTCATAGGGGTGAAGAAAGGTCAGCCGCCGCTCCGCCGCCAGTTCCAGCGCCTTGCCCTTCGCCTCGCCCACCGTGGCGCCGTGCAGCACCACCTCGGCCCCCAGTTCGGCGGTGCGCTCCACCTTGCAGCGGGGGGCCGTCTCCGGCATCACGATGGTGGCCTTCACCCCCAGCCGGGCAGCGTGCAGCGCCACCCCCTGCGCATGGTTGCCGGCCGACATCGCCACCACCCCGCCGGCCCGCTCCGGCGCCGTCAGCCGCAGCAGGCGGTTCAGCGCGCCCCGCTCCTTGAAGGCGCCGGTGGCCTGGAACACCTCCGCCTTCAGCCACAGATCGCGGTCGAGCGTCGGGGCATGCAGCAGCGGCGTGCGAACGATCTGGCCGGACAGCCGCCGGGCGGCGTCGGTCACCGCCGACAGCGGCAACCAGGCCGGCAGACGGTCTTCGGGGTCGTGGTGCTGGACAGGAGCGCAGACGGAGAGGGTGCGCGCGGCATCGGCATGCGCGGTGAACATCGCGAAGTTCCTCGACGAACGAATTTTCTGGATAGGACGGGCGTGCCCCGGACCGCCTCAGCGGACCGGGTGAATAATTCGCGCCGAGCCACACATTCGCTCGCCGAGACGGACGCCGTTGTTCGACGCCGCAGCAGCGGTCAGGCGATAGGACTTGTCATGAACCGGATTGAGGGCTCCGGGGACCACAAGGTGCAGCGACACGCCACACACTCCACACGACCAGTGAACACGAACGCGGCAACTCTCCGACGCTTCAGAGCGCCGGGCCGGTAATTCGCATTCGCATGGTGTCGGTGGTGTTCATAGGATCTGCATACCCGTTGCCGCTGCGTCGGTCAAGCCGTCATCGTGCAAAATGTCGCAGGGGCATGCCGGCCCTCAGGCCACCTCGACCCGGTTCCGCCCGAGCGCCTTGGCCCGGTAGAGCGCCTGATCGGCCCGCCCCAGCACGCTTTCGACCGTATCCTCCAGCGGACGCACCTCGGTCAGGCCGAAGCTTCCGGTCAGCTGGAAACACCGGCCGTCGGGAAGCTCGATCGCCAGCGCCGCCAGTCCGCCGCGCAGCCGCTCCGCAATCGCCGCACCACCGGTGCGCGAGGTCTCGGGCAGCAGAATGGCGAACTCCTCCCCGCCGATGCGGCCGATCTGGTCGCTGCCGCGCAATTGGCTGCGAATCTCCTCGACCACCCTGCGGATGGCGACATCGCCGGCGGCATGGCCCAGCTCGTCGTTGATGCGCTTGAAATGGTCGATGTCGAGCATGACGAGGCAGGTCGCCCCGGCACCCCGCCCGTCCACGATCCGATCCAGCAGCTCCAGGATTTGGCGGCGGTTGTGGGCGCCGCTCAACGGATCGGTGGTGGCGAGACGGTGCAGCTCATGCTCCATCCGCCGGCGCTCGGTGATGTCGGTGGCGATGCCGATCACCCCGGTCTCCGTTCCGTCGGGGGCGGTCAGCGGACGCTTCACCACCAGCAGTTCCCGCGTCCGCCCGTCCGGTCCCTCCACGCTCGATTCGAAGGAGAAGGCCCCCGTGCCGGCCGGCATCGGTTCGGACGCGGTCTGGCGGCCGGCGGACCATTCGATCCCGTCGGAGGCATTGGGAAACAGCTCGCGGAAGGCACGGTTGCACAGGGCATACCGGCCGGCGGCGTCCTTGTACCAGACCGGACTCGGCATCATCTCGACGAGGTTCTCGATGAAACGGCGCTGCCCGTCGGCCAGCGCGGTCTGCCGTTCAAGTTCCGCCGTGCGTTCGGCGACGCGGCGTTCCAGCGACTGGTTCAGCGTCTCGATGGTGACGAGATCGCGCCAGCTGCGCACCGCGCCGACCAGACTGGTGAACAGCTTCTGGGCGGTCAGTTCCGCCTTGCTCTTATAGTCGTTGATGTCATAGGCGACGATGGCCTCGCGCTCCGGCGCCTGTCCGGGCTGGCCGGTGCGCAGGATGATGCGGATGTGGCGGTTGCCCAGGTCGCGCCGGATGTGATGGACCAGATGGAGCCCGGCATCCTGCGTCTCCATCACCACGTCGAGCAGAGCCACAGGCAAATCCGACCGCTCGGCGAGGATTTCCCGTGCCTCCGCCGCCGAAAAGGCGCTGACGATGGCGAAGCGCCGGCCTTCGAACTTGAAATCCTTCAGCAGCACGCGGGTCATCGCGTGCACCTGCTCGTCGTCGTCCACCACCAGGATCGGCCAGGGGGCGGCCGCCGCCGACTGCCGTTCCGGCACCGTGCAGGGGTCTTCGTCCTCGAACATCAGGTCATCGGGAGACGCATCCACGGTCGGGACCTGCCCAGACAAGGTTTGCATAGGCCTGCCGCTCACTGGGGCTCGATGTCGACGCCGGAGAAGTCCTGATTGAAGATGTTGTTGGTGTAGTTCTTCACCTCTTTGCGATGGGCGACGGCGATGATGGAATTCGCGATGGGAAACCACGGGGCTTCCCGATGGAAGATGCGTTGCGCTTCCTTGTAGTCGGCGGTACGGCTTTCGACGTCGGTGGTGACCTTGGCCTTGGTGATCCGGTCTTCGAAATCCGGATTGCACCATCGCGCAAGGTTGGCGCCGCCCGGGCGCACGGCGCCGCAGCTCAGCAGGAAATAGAGGAAATTGTCAGGATCGCCGTTGTCGCCGGTCCAGCCATAGATCACCATGTCCGGATCGCCCTGGGTCACCTGCTGGCGATAGTTGCTCCAGCTGTCCGTCTTCAGGGTGACCCGGATTCCGACGCGCTCCAGGTTCTCGCGGATCATTTCGGCGGCGCGCTTGCCGTTCGGCAGGTAGGGGCGCGTGACCGGCGTGTACCACAGATCGAGCGGGAAGCCCTCGGGATATCCCGCCTCGGCCAGCAGGCGGCGGGCTGCCGCCGGGTCGAACGGATAATCCTCGATGCCGTCATCGTAGGACCACATGCCGGGCGGGATCGGGTTCTTCGCCGGCGATCCACCGTTCTGATAGACCGCATCGACCAGGGTGCGCTTGTCGATCGCCATGGTGATGGCCCGCCTCACCCGCACATCATTCAGCGGCGGCTTGCTGGTGTTGAACGCCATATAGGCGACATTCCGGCCATCCTGCTGCTCGATCACCAGATTGGGATCTTTTTCTATCGCCCCCAATTCGGCCGGGTTGGGGAAGATCATCACATGGCATTCGCCGGACCGCAGCTTGTTCAGGCGCACCGCGATGTTCGGCGTGATCGAATAGATCAGGTTGTCCAGCAGCCGGCGACCTCGCCAATAGCCGTCGAAGGCCTTGTAACGGATTGCCACATCCTTGTGGTAGGACACCAGCCGGAACGGCCCGGTGCCGATGGGCTTGTCGTCGAACAAATCCTGCTTGCCGGCCTTCATCAGGACATCGGCGTATTCGGCGGACTGGATCGACAGGAACGGCATGGCCAGATCGGCCAGGAAGGGAGCCTCCGGATGGGTCAAGGTGATGCGGACCGTGTGATCGTCCAGCTTCTCCACCGACTTCAGCAGAGTCGGCAGCCCCATGCCCCTGAAATATTCATAATTCGCCGATCCGACAGTGTGATAGGGATGCTCGGCCCGCCATTGACGGTCGATGGTGAACAGCACGTCATCGGCATTGAGCGGCCGGCTCGGAGTGAACAGATCGTTGGAATGGAAAGCGACATTCCGACGAAGACGGAATTCATAGACCAGCCCGTCGTCCGAAACCTTGTAGGATTCGGCCAGACCGGAATTCATGACCTGCCCTGCCGGACCGAATTCCACCAGATTGTTGAACAGCGGCGTCGTAGCATTCACCGTCGTGCCCGAGGTCGACACCTGCGCATTGAAACCCTGCGGATTCCCTTCCGTGCAGTAGACCAGCGACTTGTCGGCGAGTGCCGGGCCCGACAGCCCGGCAAGCCCGATCAGAACAGCAGCCCCCTTCGCAAGACTCCGCATCGATGTCTTCAGCGGCAAAGGCATTCACTGCTCCTGCGGGGATGGTATTGCGGGCGCCAACGATACGTTATCAGTAGCAAATCGCCGTGGAAAGCGAATGGTGAAGCGCACGCCGCCGCCGGAAGGGCTATCGGCCGCGACCCTGCCACCCAGGCGATTCGCCACGAGATTGTACACAATGTGAAGCCCGAGGCCGGTGCTGCCGCTCCCGCGTCTGGTGGTGAAGAACGGATCGAACACCCGCGCGAGATCGGTCTGGGCGATCCCCCGGCCATCGTCGGCGTAGACCAGATCCACCATGTCCGGTTCCGGCGCGGCGACCTGGATCAGCAGATGGCCCTGCTGCCCCTCGCGATAGGCGTGGGTGATGGAGTTCATCACGAGGTTCGTCAGGATCTGGGCCAGAACGCCGGGATAGCCGTCGATCTCGATGTCTTCGGGGCATTCCACCCGCAGGCTGTGACCCGCCCGGCGCCATGACGGGCTGAGGCTGGTCGCCAGATCCTCCAGATAGGGCTTCAGCAGGAACTGCCGCCCTTCGCCGCTGGTCTGGTCGGCCGCCACCTGCTTGAAGCTCTGCACCAGCTCGCCGGCCTGCCGCAGGTTCAGCACCATCAACCGGGCCAGCTCGTCCGCCGTCTCGTGGAATTCGGCGAAGTCGCTGCGGCGCAGATTGCCCTCGCCCGCCAGCCGCCCGATGGCCGCCAGCCGGTCCTGAAAATGGGTCGCGCCCATCAGGGCATTGCCGAGCGGGGTGTTGATCTCGTGCGCCACGCCGGCGACCAGCCCGCCCAGCGACGCCATCTTCTCCGCCTGGATCAGGTCGGCCTGAGTCCGGCGCAGGTCCTCCAGGGCGCGGTCGGCGCGGTCCTTCGCGTGGCGGGCCGCCTGTTCGCGCAGGCCGATCTCGCGGATGAAGAAGGCGGCGGCGCGCGCCATGGCGCCGAATTCGTCCTGGCGGCGGGTGCCGTCGATCGGACCGGCCAGCGGATCCTCGGCCAGCCGGGTCATCTGCCGCTGCAGGCGCAGAACCGGGCGGCTGATCGACCGCGCCACCACCGACGCGGCGCCGGCGGCCAGCAGCAGGCCGATGGTCGCGCCGATGACCAGGATGCGGGTCAACAGTTCGCCGATGCGCGCGGCCTCCTCGCGGAAGGTCTCGTCCAGTTGCCGGGCGGTTTCAACCAGGGCGCCGGCGTCGCGGTCCATGGCGATCAGAAGCTGGTTCAGATGGCGCAGCCCGTCCGCCGTGCGGCGCAGGCTGTCGCGCCAATTGCGGATGGCCGCCAGCACCTCGTCCTGCAGCAGCGGCGACATGGGAAGCTCGCGCACGGTCGCCAGCAGGGCGCCGGCATCGGCGACGATCCGGTCGGCCTCCTCCGCGTCGCGCACGGCCACGGCGTCGGCCGCCCGCCGGCCAAGGCGCAGGGCGACGACGGCGACGTTCTGCGTCTCCTGCTCGGTGTCGTTGGCCTGGATGGCATAGGCGATCAGCTGGACCACCTCGTCCTGGATCGCGGTGTAGCCGGTGGACTTCACCATCAGGATCCGGGCGGTCAGCGCCTCGATGGCCGCAGCCGCCTCCGCGCCGGCGCGCTGTGCCGAGTCCAGCGCCCGCTGGGCCGCGGCGGTGCGGGCCTGCGCCTGATACAACCCGTCGAGCGCCGGGCGCAGCGTCGGCAGCAGAGAGGACAGGTAGGTCACGTCGGGCTGACGGCCGAGCGTCCCGGTCAGGACCAGCGCCCGCACCACCGGCAGCATGCGGAGGACCTGTTCCCCCAGCATCCGCTCGCCCAGACTGCCGGCAGGTCCGGCATCGCGCCCATCATCGCCATTGGCCTCCGCGATCCCAGCCGCCGCCTGTGCCGCCGCCTCGAACCGGTTCAGCGCCGCGTCGCGCTCCGCATCGGCCGCGCGCAGGTCCGCGACGGCGCCCTGCAGCCCGGCGACGGTGGCCGCGTAGCGGGCGGCGGCCTGCTTGGCCGGATAGCGGTCGACCAGCGGATCCGTCCGCCCCAGCACCGCCTGCAGCCGGTCGGCGGTCGCCGTTAGCCGGTCGGTGGCGATGCGGAAATCGCCGGCGGTCAGGGGCTGCCCGCCGCCATGCAGGCCGCGGCCGAAGCCGAGCGCCGCGACATGCTGGGCCTCGGCGCGCTGGAGGTCCAGCATCGCCTCGCGCAGTTCGTGGGCGCCGTCGACGACCTCGCGGCTGTCGCGCAGGCGCTTGTCGGCCTCCGTCAGCGATCCCAGGGAGTCGACATTGGCGGCATGCTGCCGTTCGCGGGCGCGGTCGGTCAAGGCCATCAGGGTGGCGGCGTGGAGCCCCATGTCGGCCACGGCGGCGTCGTTCGCCGCGGTCACCTGGATGAAGCTGCGCATCTGGTCGACATAGCGCGCCAGCACACCGGTCGCGCGCTCCACCTCCGGCCGGTGGGTCCTGGCCGATCCGGCCTCGTCCAGCTGCCGCAATTCTGACGCCGCCGACTGCGACATTTTTTCGAAACGGTCGGCACGGCCGGCGCGGTCGGCCGGCGCGACCTGGAGATAGTCGATGCGGGCCGCCGTCGCCGCCAGAACGTCGCGATAGACGGAGCCGGCGAGCACCGCCGATTCATAGACCCGCTCGCTGCGGGCCAGCAGCAGCCCGCCGGCGACCGCGATCACCGCGGCGACCGCCACCGGCACGCCGCCGACCATGGCGATGCGCGACCTAATCCTCATCCGCGCCCCGCCGCGCCGTCACGCGCGCAGGCTGCCCGGACGGGCCGCCGGGACAGGGGCAGGGATCGGGCAAAGGGTGATCGGCGAGCCGCCACGAACGCTCCGCATTCAGGACCTAATGGGCCTTAGCAGAGCAATGTTCGGGGGCAAAGGGGTAATGCTTCAAAAGGGAACGGAGTAGAGCGGATGGGGCGAAGAGTCGCCCCGCCCTGCCCCACACCGCCCCGCCCCGCCGCGCTGTCGGCTCAGGACTTGCCGGCCACGCCCAGCTTGGCCTGCACCGCCGCCAGTCCGT from Azospirillum sp. TSA2s encodes the following:
- a CDS encoding type 1 glutamine amidotransferase; the encoded protein is MRILVVQNSRTAPIGLVGDALTDNGATLHTVAANEGEAIPDKDGYAGLVVLGGPQDAWNDEKGPHFGRVMETIRDFTDADRPVMGICLGAQLAARAYGAKVYRHTTPELGIHRVSLTDGAQDDPLLEGFGPELNLAQWHYDTFEFPDGAVPLAFSEACDRQAFRLGRATYAFQFHPEATGDILRGWASRIREEARESNAGMLHGLEDSIATHLPVAERFTRAMTRRWLDLAR
- a CDS encoding pyridoxal-phosphate dependent enzyme translates to MFTAHADAARTLSVCAPVQHHDPEDRLPAWLPLSAVTDAARRLSGQIVRTPLLHAPTLDRDLWLKAEVFQATGAFKERGALNRLLRLTAPERAGGVVAMSAGNHAQGVALHAARLGVKATIVMPETAPRCKVERTAELGAEVVLHGATVGEAKGKALELAAERRLTFLHPYDDPDVIAGQGTVGLEILADRPDVDTVVVPVGGGGLLAGVAAAVKAQRPWVRVIGVRLARRGGPTLADGINVHALGKLPQAIVDTLVDRVVEVEEAEIAAAMRALHRSFGLVAEGAGAAGVAAVLGGRLGRTGRTVAVLSGRNVDGDTLARTLAA
- a CDS encoding bifunctional UDP-sugar hydrolase/5'-nucleotidase produces the protein MPFRFRLIAIPLFAVILGAALPSWAQNGTLTFLHVNDVYEIAPVKGQGGFGPLMTLLKRERAAAPDAITTVGGDFLSPSLLSGTTRGEQMIALFNAIGVDAVTFGNHEFDFGPDALKQRMAESKFPWIGSNVRSADGSAFAGTVPSWTRTIDGITVGFIGLITPDSARLSSAGPSVSFSPVLETAAATVKELRAKGASVVVALTHLTIAEDRELAAKVKGIDLILGGHDHDPISFYEGSTLILKAGHDAQYLGVVKLAVETKVSGKAPSTTTMPIEWRFVTTAGVAADPQVEGVVEGYTKRLDTDLATVIGTTATDLDSRKDVVRSREASMGNLIVDALRDALKADVAITNGGGIRADALHPAGSKLTRKDIFAELPFGNVGVLVEMSGQDLISTLEHGVSKVEEKAGRFPQVSGLTMTYDPKAPAGRRVTSIMVGGKPLDPQATYRVATNDYMLKGGDGYAAFPQAKAIVDASGAVLLATIVMNYVEAKKTVAPAVEGRIVAK
- a CDS encoding diguanylate cyclase codes for the protein MFEDEDPCTVPERQSAAAAPWPILVVDDDEQVHAMTRVLLKDFKFEGRRFAIVSAFSAAEAREILAERSDLPVALLDVVMETQDAGLHLVHHIRRDLGNRHIRIILRTGQPGQAPEREAIVAYDINDYKSKAELTAQKLFTSLVGAVRSWRDLVTIETLNQSLERRVAERTAELERQTALADGQRRFIENLVEMMPSPVWYKDAAGRYALCNRAFRELFPNASDGIEWSAGRQTASEPMPAGTGAFSFESSVEGPDGRTRELLVVKRPLTAPDGTETGVIGIATDITERRRMEHELHRLATTDPLSGAHNRRQILELLDRIVDGRGAGATCLVMLDIDHFKRINDELGHAAGDVAIRRVVEEIRSQLRGSDQIGRIGGEEFAILLPETSRTGGAAIAERLRGGLAALAIELPDGRCFQLTGSFGLTEVRPLEDTVESVLGRADQALYRAKALGRNRVEVA
- a CDS encoding beta-lactamase hydrolase domain-containing protein; amino-acid sequence: MAKKSTLRAVTTTALADAIKRGRSRMATPWQRALGHLESVFIDHACFRLIYSNTYRISPNMYRASQPSPSHIAMAKRNGVKTILNLRGSRDCASYILEAEACRAHGLELVDFPVNSRDMPKKETLLKARELFKTMTYPALMHCKSGADRAGFMATLYLFAHEGQPLEQAMKQLSWKYGHFKQAKTGILDYFFELYAAYNQKRPIAFWDWVERVYDPVEAKASFRSREWADAVVDRVLGRE
- a CDS encoding YitT family protein; translated protein: MTSFGIAILHAAGLVTGQAAGLAFVISYATGVDFGPLFFLVNLPFYFLALARIGVGFTIRSLVAVTGIALLSGLLPTMMSFSAINPYVAAVLAGFCVGIGVIALFRHGASGGGVGILAYYLQEKTGFRAGWLQALFDLAVFSAAAFVLEWPALLASILGAAVLNAFVAFNHRADWYVAR